One genomic window of Mus caroli chromosome 12, CAROLI_EIJ_v1.1, whole genome shotgun sequence includes the following:
- the Erg28 gene encoding probable ergosterol biosynthetic protein 28, which produces MSRFLNVLRSWLVMVSIIAMGNTLQSFRDHTFLYEKLYTGKPNLVNGLQARTFGIWTLLSSVIRCLCAIDIHNKTLYHVTLWTFLLALGHFLSELLVFGTAAPTVGVLAPLMVASFSVLGMLVGLRYLEAEPVSRQKKRN; this is translated from the exons ATGAGCCGCTTCCTGAATGTGCTACGAAGCTGGCTGGTTATGGTGTCCATCATAGCCATGGGAAACACACTCCAGAGCTTCCGAGACCACACTTTTCTCTACGAGAAGCTCTACACTGGCAAGCCAAACCTTG TGAATGGCCTCCAAGCCCGGACCTTTGGGATCTGGACGCTGCTCTCATCAGTGATTCGCTGCCTCTGTGCCATTGACATCCACAACAAAAC ACTCTATCACGTCACCCTGTGGACATTCCTCCTCGCCCTGGGACACTTCCTCTCAGAGTTGCTGGTATTTGGGACAGCAGCTCCCACAGTTGGTGTGCTGGCACCCCTAATGGTAGCAA GTTTCTCAGTCCTGGGCATGCTAGTCGGGCTCCGGTACCTAGAGGCAGAGCCAGTAtccagacagaagaaaagaaattga